The Streptomyces sp. NBC_01317 genomic interval GCCCTGGGTCTCGCCCCCACCGCCGAGGCCGCGAGCCGCGAGCCCGTCTTCCGCGCGCCCAGAACAGGTGACTTCACCCTCAGGGGCCGGGCGGCCGCCAAGGTGGTGATCGTCGGCGGCGGGATCGCCGGCCTCACCACGGCGTACGAACTGGGCAAGGCGGGCTACGACTGTACGGTCCTGGAGGCCGGGGACCGTACGGGAGGCCGCAACCTCACCGTACGCGGCGGGGATTCGACCACGGACCTCCTCGGCCACCGCCAGACGGCGCGCTTCTCGGACGGCCAGTACATGAACGCGGGTCCCGCCCGGATTCCGCAGTGGATGGTCACCATGGACTACTGCCGTGAACTCGGCGTCCCCGTCGAGGTGTTCACCAACTCCAACGCCAGCGCCTACATCTACAACGAGAAGGCCGGCATGACGGCCCCGGTGCGCTACCGCACCGCCAAGGCCGACACGTACGGCTACGTCTCCGAGTTGCTCGCCAAGGCCACCGGACGGGGCGCGCTGGACGCCGAGTTGACCGCCGACGACCAGCAGCGGCTCCTCGAATTCCTCAAGAGCTTCGGGGACATCGGCAGTCAACTCACCTACACCGGAAGCGAACACCGCGGCTTCAGCGTCGACCCGGCCGCCGCCGGCACCCCCGGCGTGGAGCTGGGCGCGGTGCCCACCGTGTCCGAGGTGCTCTCCAGCGGAGTGGGCCGCTACTTCTCCTTCGAGTTCGGGTACGACCAGGCGATGCTGATGTTCCAGCCGGTCGGCGGTATGGACCGGATACCGGCGGCGCTCACCCGGGCGATCGGCCACGGGAGGATCCGTACCGGCGCCGTCGTCCAGAAGATCACCGACAAGGCGCACGGCGTGACCGTCACGTACGCGCAGAACGGCCGGACGCGCGTGATCGACGCGGACTACTGCGTCGCCGCCCTGCCGCCCCACATCCTGGCGAAGACCTCCCACAACCTGGGCAGCGCGGTGCAGATCGCGCTGGAGGCCGTACGGCCGACGTCCGCCGGCAAGATCGCGCTGGAGTACCGCAGCCGCTGGTGGGAGAGCGACCACCGGATCTACGGCGGGATCACCGAGACGGACATGGACCTCAGCCACATCTGGTACCCGTCGTACGGCTTCCACGGGGCGCGCGGCACGGTCATCGGGTACTACAACACCGGCACCAACGCCGACACGTACGGGAACCTGACCCCCGCCGAGCGGGAGAAGCGGGCCGTCGCCCAGGGCGAGAAGATCCACGGCGCGAAGTACCGCACCGAGCTGGCGTCCTCTTTCTCCCACCACTGGCGCCAGACCCCGCACCTGGAGGGCGCCTGGCACAGCATGTCCGGCGGCCCCGACGCGCCGGTCTTCGCCCCGCTCAACCGCGCCGCGGGCCGCGTCTACTTCGCCGGTGACTACCTCTCGTACGCCGACGCCTGGCAGCACGGCGCCTTCACCTCCGCCAGGAAGGTGGTGAGCACGCTCCACGCGCGCGTCCTCGCCTGACGTCGCCCGACGTTCCGACGTTTGTAACGGATCTTCGTGCGGCACGGGGAATGCCCGTGCCGCACGGCGCGTTCTTCTTACGAACACGAGGAGGAGCGGTAATCGTGCTTGATCCGCAGGGTTTGTACGAATGGGAGCCCAAGGGCCTCGCCGTCGTCGACATGGCGCTGGCACAGGAGTCGGCGGGCCTTGTCATGCTCTACCACTTCGACGGCTACATCGACGCGGGGGAGACCGGCGACCAGATCGTCGAGAACCTGCTGGAGTCGCTGCCCCACCAGGTGGTGGCCCGCTTCGACCACGACCGGCTCGTGGACTATCGCGCGCGCCGGCCGTTGCTGACCTTCAAGAAGGACCGCTGGGCCGGTTACGAGACCCCGACGCTCGACGTGCGCCTGGTCCAGGACGCCACGGGAGCGCCGTTCCTGCTGCTGTCGGGCCCCGAGCCGGACGTGGAGTGGGAGCGGTTCGCGGCGGCTGTCCGCCAGATCGTGGAGCGCCTGGGAGTACGGCTCTCGGTGAACTTCCACGGCATCCCGATGGGCGTCCCGCACACCAGGCCGGTCGGCATCACGCCGCACGGCAACCGCACGGACCTGATGCCGGGCCACCGCAGCCCGTTCGACGAGGCGCAGGTGCCGGGCAGCGCGGAGTCGTTGCTCGAATACCGCCTGATGCAGTCGGAGCACGACGTCCTCGGGGTGGCCGCGCACGTCCCGCACTACGTGGCGCGGTCCTCGTACCCGGACGCGGCGCTGACCGCGCTGGAGGCGATCACGGCCGCGACGGGACTGGTCCTGCCGAGCATCGCGCACTCCCTGCGCACCGAGGCACAGCGCACGCAGACCGAGATCGAACGCCAGCTCAGCGAGGGTGACGAGGACCTGGTGACCATGGTCCAGGGGCTTGAGCACCAGTACGACGCGGTCGCCGGCGCCGAGAGCCGGGGGAACCTGGTCGCGGAGCCGACGGAACTGCCGTCGGCCGACGAGATCGGCCGTGAATTCGAGAAGTTCCTCGCCGAGCGGGAGGGCGACGGGGGAGCCTGAGGCCACCCCGCCGGTACGGCACCTGATCTTCCCGCGATGACCGCGGCGCCTGGACGAGTGGTCCGGACGCCGCGGTCTTCGCTGTTCCAGGCCCTAGGGGCCTGCTCGACGCCGTGACAATGGCTTGTTAAATGTCCGGACCAGTCATGCCCGCCTGTTGGTGTATGCGCGTAATCATCCGATTGACGTAGTGATCACGCACTCTTAGCGTGTCCGCGTCACGGGTGGGCGACCGGCTCCCCGACCGGCCCGGGGGGCATCTTGCGAAGATCACAGCGAACGACGACGACGGCGGCCGTCGTCGCCGGTGCCGCGGCCCTGGCCCTGGCGGCCACCGGGATCGGCGCGGGACCGTCCGCCGCGCAGGCCGGGGGTACGAAAGGTCCCGCCACGGCCACCGCGCGACCGGCCACCGCCGGGGACGGCACTCGGGACGGCGCGGGGGACGGCGCCGGGATCACCCTGATCACCGGGGACCACGTCGTCCTGGACAGCCGGGGCAAGGTCGCCCGGCTGCGGCCCGCCGAGGGCCGCGAGGCCGTCCCCGTCCAGATCAGCGAGATCCAGGGACACACCTACGTCCTGCCCTCCGACACGGCGGGCCTGATCGCCACCGGCAAACTGGACCGCCGCCTCTTCGACGTGACCGAGCTGAGCCGCCCCGAATACCGCCAACTGGTCGGCGACGGCGTCCCGTTGCTCGTCACCTACACCGGCGCGGGACAGCGCTCCACCGCGCGGAGCGCGCTGCGCGCGGACACCGGAGCGACCGTACGGGCCGAGATCGACACCGTCGCGGGGGAGGCCCTGACCGTGCCGGGCCCCGGCGCGGGAGCCGCGTGGGCCGCCCTGACCAGCCGCTCCCCCCAGGGCCACCGC includes:
- a CDS encoding flavin monoamine oxidase family protein translates to MLATMGALGLAPTAEAASREPVFRAPRTGDFTLRGRAAAKVVIVGGGIAGLTTAYELGKAGYDCTVLEAGDRTGGRNLTVRGGDSTTDLLGHRQTARFSDGQYMNAGPARIPQWMVTMDYCRELGVPVEVFTNSNASAYIYNEKAGMTAPVRYRTAKADTYGYVSELLAKATGRGALDAELTADDQQRLLEFLKSFGDIGSQLTYTGSEHRGFSVDPAAAGTPGVELGAVPTVSEVLSSGVGRYFSFEFGYDQAMLMFQPVGGMDRIPAALTRAIGHGRIRTGAVVQKITDKAHGVTVTYAQNGRTRVIDADYCVAALPPHILAKTSHNLGSAVQIALEAVRPTSAGKIALEYRSRWWESDHRIYGGITETDMDLSHIWYPSYGFHGARGTVIGYYNTGTNADTYGNLTPAEREKRAVAQGEKIHGAKYRTELASSFSHHWRQTPHLEGAWHSMSGGPDAPVFAPLNRAAGRVYFAGDYLSYADAWQHGAFTSARKVVSTLHARVLA
- a CDS encoding PAC2 family protein — its product is MLDPQGLYEWEPKGLAVVDMALAQESAGLVMLYHFDGYIDAGETGDQIVENLLESLPHQVVARFDHDRLVDYRARRPLLTFKKDRWAGYETPTLDVRLVQDATGAPFLLLSGPEPDVEWERFAAAVRQIVERLGVRLSVNFHGIPMGVPHTRPVGITPHGNRTDLMPGHRSPFDEAQVPGSAESLLEYRLMQSEHDVLGVAAHVPHYVARSSYPDAALTALEAITAATGLVLPSIAHSLRTEAQRTQTEIERQLSEGDEDLVTMVQGLEHQYDAVAGAESRGNLVAEPTELPSADEIGREFEKFLAEREGDGGA